The region ACGAGCTTGTGGATATACCGCATCCTGATAAAAGCGTTCCTACCATGGCAATTGATAAAGCTGCCGCAAAAAATCTTTTTTTCATTTACCTTTTCTCCTTTTTTCTAATTGGTTAACGGTTATCTCTAACGTTTGATAAATTTATGATAAATATTTTTGTATTTTTATTATAACATTTTATCTAAAATTGTCAACGTAAAATAAAAAGTCGGAATCATTTATTTTCATCCATCTATTTTTGGGGTATTCCTCTATTTTTTCTGTCTTTATTATAAATTTATCGAGCATTATATCCAACTCATTTCACGAAAAATATTTGATAAATTTTTTAGCCGTATTTTGTTTTAACATACTCAAAAAGCCGGAAACAGGTATCATTCCCCATTTCCGGCTCTCTATAAAACTTTTATTCTTTTTTCCCATCAATTCCCGCCACAGAACAGCGCTCCACCACATAGGGCGTGAAATAGTAGTTCCGCGCCGGCTCCTGCTCATCCTCCAGCGGTTCCTCAATCCGACGGATTAACAACTCAACCACCTTTGAAGCCATCATATCCGTATTCTGGTCCACGCTGGTCAGCGGAACATCCATCAATATACACTGCCGCGTATTATCATAGCCGATAAGCGATAATTCTTCCGGTATGGAGACCCGGTGTTCCCGTGCATAAATATATACTCCGTATGCCATCAGATCGTTTCCAGCCACCACAGCGGTCACGCCCTTCTCCAACAGTACGGCCGCTCCTGCCCTGCCCGTCTCAATATCAAAATTTCCATAATATACAATCTCCCTGTCAAAAGGAATCTTTGCCGCCGCCAGCGCCTCCTTATATCCGTCCACGCGTTTTCTCGATGTATATACATTGGCATCCCCCACCATACACCCGATTCTTGTATGTCCATGCCTGATCAGATAATCCGTCGCAATGCGTCCTCCGTATTTGTTATCCGCCGTAACAAAATCGCAGAACACCGTATACGCCGCCCGGTCAAGCAGGACCATGGGAATCCCATTTTTCTGCAGCGACTTTAACAGCTTGACGTTCTCCTTATCCATGGTTCTTGGCGGAATAATAATCAGACCGTCCACATTTTTAGCCATCAGCCCTTCAAGAGCCGTATAAAAACACTGGATATCATCATTTGTATAGCATTGGAAAACCGTATATCC is a window of Enterocloster clostridioformis DNA encoding:
- a CDS encoding LacI family DNA-binding transcriptional regulator; translated protein: MKVKVKDIAKAAGVSPSTVSLVLNDRPSRIAEDTKEHILRTAKEMQFRMESGVDFTEFKKVKTFGMIVPDEMNSFYHRMAEETAKHAFLHGYTVFQCYTNDDIQCFYTALEGLMAKNVDGLIIIPPRTMDKENVKLLKSLQKNGIPMVLLDRAAYTVFCDFVTADNKYGGRIATDYLIRHGHTRIGCMVGDANVYTSRKRVDGYKEALAAAKIPFDREIVYYGNFDIETGRAGAAVLLEKGVTAVVAGNDLMAYGVYIYAREHRVSIPEELSLIGYDNTRQCILMDVPLTSVDQNTDMMASKVVELLIRRIEEPLEDEQEPARNYYFTPYVVERCSVAGIDGKKE